One genomic region from Augochlora pura isolate Apur16 chromosome 7, APUR_v2.2.1, whole genome shotgun sequence encodes:
- the Hml gene encoding hemolectin — translation MVLCKRVFVQIAIIVSITSQVVAVDYTEESSEFTKSVLLNDASRPGDGVKRTKSAGRRRSFVGGCTKQPDAPVNGNIRCSMDSGCIASCNQNYKFPNDVTQLAVTCKDKQWHISGTEWISVPHCEPICMPECLNNGVCVAPHQCNCPEDFIGPQCQYQNKPCMEYPPTVLNSHKHCNSKSCTISCMKNFTFPDGTSITNLLCKNGDWVPSKQDWVSVPDCEPVCNPPCQNGGNCLPSNLCQCPQAYRGLQCQYSANTCNGEKMGFNGGFFCTSNGNSYSCSLKCPDGVEFEFPPATEYKCAYETGLFEPQPIPQCKYSENTNVISLGTTYNSYVRETNHTWTYQDILGSNKNRAPTINSGNNLYDNTTSNMMQFVSLKDNVLFIEEKRPVPETCFTWSGVHYKTFDDKIFSFDSDCSHILIQEAQNRVFTITAENSPTCKTQDCFRIIKIYVQDKEYILTKNVFGIPEFRTPNKLLPIPVQLSVIRVELSAHFIIVTLDSLGIRLKWDGALMLEIEALENMWNKTVGLCGNMNGDKADDLICRNGDRARSIATFASTWRIENIGEICDEYPDIRHSCESNPFTAGEAVSFCNSLLSDHRFLACAHTISIDELRTACLWDYCACKDDDRRKCACDTMNVYVRQCAHKKVISLSGWRNNDTCPMRCTNGRVYMACGSKTESSCWSAAGTMLATVEDCEEGCFCPQGTVAHEGKCISFEECPCRLRGKLFEPGKSVQKDCNTCTCFSGKWICTQARCSARCAIIGDPHYTTFDGKHYDFMGKCKYYLMKAEDYSIEGENVPCSGAITESMGLVPSNAPSCTKTVTIHYKETTVALKQNRVVSVNGDDLAVLPTILDGIRIRVASSIFLVIDLPNGLEIWWDGISRVYINAPPVFHGRTRGLCGTFSENEKDDFLTPEGDTEQSSVCFANKWKTEELCPDVLENLSDHPCDLNPQKRATAKQYCSHLYSDIFADCHWHVDPETFYKDCMFDMCSCKVNLELCLCPILAAYAKDCASHGVNLLWRLHVDECRIHCPGNQMYQICGNSCTRSCADISSYPDCKQQCVEGCNCPEGETLDVHGECIPIGQCPCVYAGFEFQAGHKEVRPGNKAPELCTCAGGVWNCRQATPDEVTEYPATKDLLTSCVASKHLQVTDCAPLEARTCRNMQKSHARKPTVCKSGCICEPGYVLNELGGDCVKEEFCPCHHGGQSYDDGSIIQNDCNTCKCLNGTWDCTNRSCAGSCSAWGDSHYKTFDGKMYDFQGNCDYVLAKGALNTEDSFDVSIQNVPCGTTGVTCSKSITLSVGNDENSEVIVLTRGKELPTGKFNRLTTRSAGLFVFVDAPDLGLTVQWDKGTRVYLKLDPRWKSRTKGLCGDYNDNSQDDFKTPSGGISEVSANLFGDSWKKHDFCPEPKDVVDPCEQHPEKKLWAVQQCDVLKSSIFQPCHSEVQVESYLRNCIFDTCGCDAGGDCECLCTSLAAYAHECGTKGVPIKWRSQELCPMQCDEKCSMYSPCVPTCPHETCDNLMTLRDQSHLCSQDACVEGCSIKPCPEDHVYNNDSYAECVLKESCKSPCIEINGITYYEGDSISTDNCQTCFCSRGKVLCKGEPCTTTDTFVSTTVPLEEPQRCVDGWTAWINQDATNKGRKMKDVEPLPTLLDLALVKESAICSRDFMVDIRCRSVNHHLTPKETGLDVECSLERGLYCQPQPGLPCIDFEISVLCQCSASTTSSIDELPMTTEKTVHEECSMQHPFQPHPTDCHLFYQCKPGFDGTELVEMSCGQHMFYNPQLQVCDWPANVIAQRPECAFVKTTVIPSTGKNEWTTVDKTTNSKSTIFTTFEKNVATTKACKEGETWNECAIKCDNVCSYYRYLLSREGFCNAGSECVPGCLPEGERAQCPPEKFWRDIATCVNEADCTCKSHQGEPIIPGAVLKESECEICQCINNFYTCDKSLCTDIVQETTTKKLLTPPFTPSPYEESTTPSLVEPTIVVISTVHPPPYCSSNRFVPLIQSSNGRVTFNASSARGSVEKYWKPEYESSDQWLDIEFPRPEPVYGVIMQGSGLEEEFVTSYRVLFSENGDALSYVLDDNRQPKLFRGPVDQFKPVQQKFDEPVEAKVVRINPLTWHNGITAKVELLGCQEFALGTTVGEQSVPVITEAFAEDTVKPACDEPMGLDNDLIFIDQVSASSSATDLLPNLKLTSPQVWHPKLDNPYQYVNIDFLEPRTLTGIITKGGEGTWTTVYKVFYSNDNRHWNPVLDKNGLEKIYLGNFDSETPKKNYFDKPLHARHLRVQPVKWHDRIGLKLEVLGCFQPYPSATRSTTGNPESTTPITMIGNCNVCEGIPYKNETGCSCLEPSDWWNGNSCVTKQECPCVVGHISYNVGTKYIDENCQECMCVLGGIGFCQPKKCEACRDSEMRPVINELCNCVCKPCPEGMRRCPTSEVCINENFWCNGIQDCPDDETDCRETTTSTTIVPSASENASTIASTIGTPEPCLDPVCPAGYKTVIRPSKSKSFEYSKKSSRKSGVKSLSRGHGGTKGSGHIKGKSMQRYSWSTVADAEMVKKPENGTLCVQFVCIPNKPPPILDQGTPQTCPEASCPPGYTVVYEKMSMYKLEKCRKYTCKPPAPVEAVCNVTGRTFTTFDRMDYKYDVCNHILARDMYTNQWYITLEKQCDARTGHCSRNLAVTLDNDVILFYPDMSVVINEYSFVPNQLARIGDKYSLFKISSIGDITYLVSNYYGFWVIWDSNSNVKLGVSTKLASRVDGLCGYFDGYAWNDKQLPDGNQARSTAEFGDSWAMEGVPECDPQVCPYDLQAHSWKICDTVRDMSFAMCSDILNLDKFVSCCMESTCNCLRSNQTYDECRCRALTSFVTECQAGDLDIDLSTWRSTHDCPAICATPFVHKDCFRNKCETSCDNLQQIDPCPVMEGVCFAGCFCPEGTIRNGDECVPATQCKDCTCEFLGNSRFISFDRKNVQFDGNCTYVLSRDVVDDRKEKKGHAYQVLVSNRACNTDTDTGSCVEALTLLYKDHVVRVTNDAMLRELEATVDQAKVTVYPFNTSWLILERTPSEKLRLLIPSLQLEVTAYAANFAFTLTLPSHIFGGAVEGLCGNCNDDSDDDSRKQNGEIANDMEDFGNSWLVRESPRGTDFNTDSCATRNQSECVLPPADQDPCRNLLNLAEFRPCHNFIDPMPYLMACQESLCTGGGFCDSFEAYARKCRQMQVCLTWRTNEICPYVCPPNLEYQPCKTGCTETCETVNEISNDDDDRLGRCANNVEEGCFCPGDSVLRNNTCIPRNECLVCDQEGHVVGDQWSPDVCTRCFCDRNVVNCQKTECPIVNTICEENMKPVVVNGTENDCCTKYVCIPVADRATTVAPFCEETPMPDCGYGQVMKLSTDADGCKKFICECLPLSECPDPLAIQPTVEVETILPGYVQVTNTSGCCPRSMTICDPKSCPSAPTCPQYHRLVTIASENACCTEHKCSPPDDLCLYTIETSDKIELSEQVLVKKLGEQWMDGTCTSCICQPTAEGPKSKCVTIECGCLGTEDRPDTDDFVVKEVYSDDQCCPDFVRSACIHLDEVYNFGEVWRPDPEDSCVSMECVHDEKGVRKQVRVQECDTVCDAGFEYRSTDDRGSICCGRCVPVACVVDSQLRNIDEEWYSADFCTKYTCESSTNGTVYVRSVVEKCPLADSLEDMEFRIENQYIPGQCCPRLVKTGCRYNEKVYEPGEQWKSMVDDCVTVSCVLNSSLTKYNEVEVCQRNCAIGWTYEEGEDGQCCGRCKQTHCVVGNVLHEANTSWTSPDNCTSYACIDHGNQLSVSTSTVVCPDITDCPPGSIYTRDCCNLCNLTSQSFVVADQCESNVLDAGATLGMFTFTHHRHGLCQNVSPIDGIAQCRGKCESSSRFDADWNPVVDCRCCQPTEYAKRVIELVCEDRKIYKKPITYPVSCSCSECGAGGSSYRSRKGGVKG, via the exons ATGGTGTTGTGCAAAAGAGTATTTGTTCAAATTGCGATAATCGTCAGCATTACGAGCCAAGTAGTTGCTGTCGATTATACAGAGGAGTCTTCTGAGTTTACCAA AAGCGTTCTGTTAAATGACGCTAGCAGACCAGGTGATGGCGTTAAGAGGACTAAAAGCGCTGGAAGAAGACGTTCGTTTGTAGGAGGTTGCACCAAACAACCGGATGCACCTGTGAACGGTAACATTCGATGTTCGATGGATAG CGGATGTATCGCAAGCTGCAAtcagaattataaatttccaaaTGATGTTACGCAGTTGGCTGTAACTTGTAAAGATAAACAATGGCACATCTCTGGTACAGAATGGATTTCTGTACCTCACTGTGAAC CAATTTGTATGCCCGAGTGTTTGAACAATGGAGTGTGCGTCGCTCCTCACCAGTGTAATTGTCCCGAAGACTTTATCGGACCACAGTGTCAATATCAGAATAAACCATGCATGGAGTATCCACCTACTGTACTTAATTCTCATAAGCATTGTAATTCCAA ATCATGCACCATATCttgtatgaaaaatttcacatTTCCCGACGGCACTTCCATCACCAATCTGCTTTGTAAAAATGGAGACTGGGTACCTAGCAAACAAGATTGGGTTTCTGTGCCCGACTGCGAAC CTGTGTGTAATCCTCCTTGCCAAAACGGGGGCAACTGTCTGCCGTCGAACCTTTGTCAGTGTCCGCAGGCGTATCGAGGACTGCAATGTCAATACT CTGCCAATACTTGCAATGGAGAAAAAATGGGATTCAACGGTGGTTTTTTCTGCACCAGCAACGGTAACAGTTATTCATGCAGTTTGAAATGTCCGGACGGAGTAGAATTCGAATTTCCTCCTGCAACCGAATATAAATGTGCCTATGAGACTGGCCTTTTCGAACCTCAGCCAATACCCCAATGCAAATACAGTGAGAATACCAATGTAATTTCTTTGGGCACCACGTATAATTCCTATGTAAGGGAAACGAATCATACATGGACCTATCAGGATATTTTGGGCTCGAATAAGAATCGAGCTCCCACGATTAATAGCGGCAACAATCTTTACGATAATACTACCTCGAACATG ATGCAGTTCGTTTCTCTGAAAGATAACGTGTTATTCATTGAAGAGAAGCGACCAGTTCCAGAGACCTGCTTCACCTGGAGCGGAGTACACTACAAAACTTTTGACGACAAGATTTTCAGCTTTGACAGCGACTGCTCTCATATTCTGATTCAAGAAGCACAGAACAGAGTTTTTACTATAACAGCAGAGAACAGTCCGACCTGCAAAACGCAAGATTGTTTCAGGATCATAAAGATCTATGTTCAGGACAAAGAATACATTCTTACGAAGAATGTATTTGGTATTCCAGAATTTCGAACCCCGAATAAATTGCTACCTATTCCGGTACAACTGTCTGTTATAAGGGTCGAATTGTCGGCGCACTTTATCATAGTGACTTTAGATTCGCTCGGAATTCGACTCAAGTGGGACGGAGCTCTGATGCTGGAAATTGAAGCTCTGGAGAACATGTGGAACAAAACTGTTGGTCTTTGTGGTAATATGAACGGTGATAAAGCCGACGATCTGATCTGCAGAAACGGCGATCGTGCGCGAAGCATCGCAACATTTGCTTCTACTTggagaatagaaaatattggaG AGATCTGTGACGAATATCCGGATATCCGACACTCTTGCGAATCAAATCCATTTACTGCCGGCGAAGCCGTGAGCTTTTGCAATAGTCTTCTATCTGATCACAGATTCCTGGCATGCGCGCACACCATTAGCATAGACGAGTTGCGGACCGCGTGCTTATGGGATTATTGTGCTTGCAAGGATGACGACCGCAGAAAATGCGCTTGCGATACAATGAATGTCTACGTTAGACAATGCGCGCACAAGAAAGTAATATCTTTGTCGGGCTGGAGGAACAACGATACCTGTC CAATGCGTTGCACCAATGGACGAGTATACATGGCTTGCGGTTCAAAAACGGAGTCGTCGTGCTGGTCCGCAGCAGGGACAATGCTAGCAACCGTTGAGGACTGCGAGGAGGGCTGTTTTTGTCCACAGGGAACCGTGGCGCACGAAGGAAAGTGTATAAGTTTCGAAGAATGTCCGTGCCGATTACGCGGCAAGCTGTTCGAACCAGGCAAGAGCGTGCAGAAAGACTGTAACACCTGCACGTGTTTCTCTGGGAAATGGATATGCACTCAGGCTAGATGCAGTGCTAGATGCGCCATCATCGGGGATCCTCACTATACAACATTTGATGGAAAACATTATGATTTCATGgggaaatgtaaatattatctaaTGAAGGCTGAGGATTATTCCATAGAAGGAGAGAATGTACCTTGTTCTGGTGCGATAACAGAG AGTATGGGGCTCGTTCCAAGCAATGCGCCGTCCTGTACGAAAACCGTGACGATCCATTACAAAGAAACCACCGTAGCATTGAAGCAAAATCGCGTGGTGTCGGTAAACGGAGATGATTTAGCTGTGCTTCCCACTATCCTTGATGGTATAAGAATACGCGTTGCCAGCAGCATATTTCTCGTAATCGATTTACCAAATGGTTTAGAGATATGGTGGGATGGAATTTCTCGCGTATATATTAACGCTCCACCGGTATTTCATG gTAGAACTAGAGGACTTTGCGGTACGTTctcggaaaatgaaaaagatgaTTTCCTTACGCCGGAAGGCGATACGGAACAGTCATCGGTATGTTTCGCTAATAAATGGAAAACGGAAGAGCTGTGCCCCGATGTCCTGGAAAATCTATCGGATCATCCTTGCGACTTAAACCCGCAGAAACGGGCAACAGCGAAACAGTACTGTTCCCACTTGTACAGCGATATATTTGCag ATTGCCATTGGCACGTGGATCCGGAAACATTTTACAAGGACTGCATGTTCGATATGTGCTCTTGCAAAGTGAATCTCGAGTTGTGCCTTTGTCCTATATTGGCGGCATACGCGAAAGACTGCGCTTCCCACGGAGTGAATCTCTTGTGGCGTCTCCACGTCGATGAATGTAGAATTCATTGTCCTGGAAATCAGATGTATCAGATTTGCGGGAACAGTTGTACAAGATCCTGTGCAGACATATCTTCTTATCCAGATTGTAAGCAACAGTGCGTAGAAGGATGCAACTGTCCAGAAGGTGAAACGTTAGACGTTCATGGAGAATGTATTCCGATCGGACAATGCCCCTGCGTTTATGCAGGATTTGAATTTCAAGCAGGGCACAAGGAAGTCAGACCTGGAAATAAAGCACCCGAACTTTGCACCTGTGCAG GCGGTGTTTGGAACTGTCGACAAGCTACACCTGATGAAGTAACGGAGTACCCGGCAACCAAAGATCTTTTAACTTCTTGCGTGGCGAGCAAACATCTCCAAGTTACAGACTGCGCACCGCTAGAGGCTCGAACTTGTCGCAACATGCAGAAAAGTCATGCTCGAAAACCGACCGTTTGCAAATCTGGCTGTATTTGCGAACCCGGTTACGTTCTGAACGAATTAGGCGGCGATTGCGTCAAGGAAGAATTTTGCCCTTGTCATCATGGTGGTCAAAGTTACGACGATGGCTCTATCATTCAAAATGACTGCAACACTTGTAAGTGCTTGAACGGGACATGGGACTGTACGAATAGATCGTGCGCCGGGAGTTGTTCTGCTTGGGGTGATTCTCATTATAAGACGTTCGATGGGAAGATGTACGATTTTCAAGGAAATTGCGACTACGTTTTGGCAAAGGGCGCGTTGAATACCGAAGATTCCTTCGACGTATCGATCCAAAATGTACCTTGCGGAACAACAGGTGTAACTTGCTCAAAGTCAATTACTCTGTCGGTCggaaatgacgaaaattcagAAGTTATCGTTCTAACGCGAGGAAAAGAATTACCAACGGGAAAGTTTAACAGGCTGACAACGAGATCGGCTGGATTATTCGTATTTGTCGATGCACCCGATCTGGGATTAACCGTTCAGTGGGACAAAG GTACTAGAGTTTATTTAAAGTTAGATCCGAGATGGAAAAGTCGTACGAAGGGATTGTGCGGAGATTACAACGACAATAGTCAGGACGATTTTAAAACACCTTCTGGTGGTATATCAGAAGTGTCTGCAAACTTATTCGGAGATTCTTGGAAGAAGCACGATTTTTGTCCAGAACCTAAAGATGTTGTTGATCCTTGCGAACAACACCCGGAGAAGAAATTATGGGCAGTGCAACAGTGCGATGTGCTAAAgtcttctatttttcaacCATGTCACTCAGAAGTTCAAGTTGAAAGTTATCTGCGCAATTGCATCTTTGATACTTGTGGTTGTGACGCAg GAGGAGATTGCGAATGCCTTTGTACATCGTTGGCAGCGTACGCGCACGAATGTGGCACAAAAGGTGTTCCGATAAAGTGGCGCAGCCAGGAACTCTGTCCCATGCAATGCGATGAAAAATGTAGCATGTATTCTCCTTGTGTTCCAACTTGTCCGCACGAAACCTGCGACAATCTGATGACTCTGAGGGATCAGTCTCACCTGTGCTCCCAAGACGCTTGCGTCGAAGGGTGCTCGATTAAACCGTGTCCAGAAGATCATGTCTACAATAATGACAGTTACGCAGAGTGTGTCCTTAAAGAAAGTTGCAAATCACCTTGCATCGAGATCAACGGA ATTACATATTATGAAGGCGATAGTATCAGTACGGACAATTGTCAAACGTGTTTCTGCAGTCGTGGTAAGGTATTGTGCAAAGGAGAACCCTGCACGACTACCGATACTTTTGTGTCGACCACCGTTCCACTGGAAGAGCCTCAAAGATGCGTAGACGGTTGGACAGCTTGGATAAATCAGGATGCAACGAACAAGGGCAGAAAGATGAAAGATGTTGAACCTTTGCCAACATTGTTGGATTTG gcGCTCGTAAAGGAATCTGCAATCTGCAGTAGAGATTTTATGGTCGACATAAGATGTAGGTCTGTAAATCATCATTTAACACCAAAAGAAACTGGTTTGGACGTGGAATGTAGTTTGGAGCGTGGACTCTATTGTCAGCCTCAGCCTGGCCTTCCTTGTATAGACTTTGAAATCAGCGTTCTGTGTCAATGTTCGGCGAGTACAACCAGCAGCATCGACG aattaccAATGACCACGGAAAAGACGGTACACGAAGAATGTAGCATGCAACATCCTTTTCAGCCTCATCCCACGGACTGCCATCTTTTTTATCAATGTAAGCCAGGCTTTGATGGAACCGAGCTCGTGGAAATGTCGTGTGGCCAGCACATGTTCTACAATCCACAGTTGCAAGTTTGTGACTGGCCAGCTAATGTTATCGCGCAAAGACCAGAGTGTGCGTTCGTGAAGACAACCGTAATTCCGTCGACTGGCAAGAATGAGTGGACGACAGTCGACAAAACGACAAACTCTAAGAGCACGATATTTACAACTTTCGAGAAGAACGTTGCAACTACAA AGGCTTGTAAGGAAGGCGAAACGTGGAACGAGTGCGCCATCAAATGTGACAATGTATGCAGCTACTATCGTTACCTATTGTCCAGGGAAGGCTTTTGCAATGCTGGTTCCGAATGTGTGCCAG GATGCCTCCcagagggagaaagagcgCAATGTCCACCAGAGAAATTCTGGAGGGATATCGCGACCTGTGTCAACGAAGCCGACTGTACATGTAAATCGCATCAAGGAGAACCGATTATTCCCGGGGCTGTATTGAAGGAATCGGAATGCGAGATTTGTCAgtgtatcaataatttttacaccTGCGACAAATCGTTATGTACCGATATTGTCCAGGAAACTACGACCAAGAAGCTATTGACACCTCCGTTTACTCCTTCGCCCTACGAAGAATCAACAACCCCGAGTCTGGTGGAACCAACGATCGTAGTGATCAGCACCGTTCATCCGCCACCATATTGCTCCAGTAATCGTTTCGTTCCTCTAATTCAATCTTCGAACGGTCGAGTTACCTTCAATGCGAGCAGCGCCAGAGGCTCGGTAGAAAAGTACTGGAAACCAGAGTACGAATCATCGGACCAGTG GCTCGACATCGAGTTCCCGAGACCGGAACCCGTCTACGGCGTTATTATGCAAGGCAGTGGTCTGGAAGAAGAATTTGTCACCAGCTACAGAGTACTGTTCTCAGAAAACGGGGATGCGTTATCTTATGTTTTGGACGACAATAGACAACCAAAACTATTTCGAGGACCCGTAGATCAATTTAAACCGGTTCAGCAAAAATTCGACGAACCCGTGGAAGCAAAAGTCGTTCGAATAAACCCGTTGACTTGGCACAATGGAATAACGGCGAAGGTAGAGTTACTCGGCTGCCAAGAGTTCGCGCTCGGCACTACTGTAGGAGAGCAGAGTGTTCCCGTGATAACAGAAGCGTTCGCCGAGGACACTGTCAAGCCAG CGTGCGACGAGCCGATGGGATTGGACAACGATTTGATTTTCATCGACCAAGTTTCCGCGTCTTCCTCTGCGACGGATTTATTGCCGAATCTCAAGTTGACGTCGCCGCAGGTTTGGCACCCGAAATTAGACAATCCGTATCAATACGTGAACATTGATTTCCTGGAGCCTCGTACCTTAACGGGAATTATCACAAAAGGCGGCGAGGGCACGTGGACCACCGTTTACAAAGTCTTCTATAGTAACGACAATCGTCACTGGAACCCAGTGCTCGATAAAAATGGCCTCGAAAAGATCTACTTGGGCAACTTTGACTCCGAAACGCCGAAGAAGAACTATTTCGACAAGCCGCTGCACGCGAGGCATTTAAGAGTGCAGCCGGTGAAATGGCACGATCGTATAGGCTTGAAACTAGAAGTTCTCGGTTGTTTCCAACCGTATC CTTCCGCAACGAGATCCACCACCGGAAATCCTGAATCAACAACGCCGATCACTATGATCGGCAATTGCAACGTTTGCGAGGGAATACCGTACAAGAATGAAACTGGTTGCTCGTGCCTCGAACCATCGGACTGGTGGAACGGAAATTCCTGCGTTACCAAACAGGAATGTCCGTGCGTGGTGGGACACATTTC GTACAACGTGGGCACGAAGTACATCGACGAAAATTGCCAAGAGTGCATGTGCGTTTTGGGCGGAATCGGTTTCTGTCAGCCAAAGAAATGCGAAGCTTGTCGCGATTCCGAAATGAGACCAGTGATAAACGAATTGTGCAATTGCGTGTGCAAACCTTGTCCAGAGGGTATGCGCCGTTGTCCTACCAGCGAGGTTTgtatcaatgaaaatttctgGTGCAACGGTATTCAAGATTGTCCCGACGACGAGACTGATTGTCGAGAGACGACGACTTCTACGACCATCGTTCCTTCTGCTTCGGAGAATGCATCCACTATCGCGTCAACTATTG GTACACCGGAACCGTGCCTAGATCCAGTATGTCCGGCAGGTTATAAGACCGTTATACGACCATCGAAATCAAAGTCGTTCGAATATTCCAAGAAATCGAGCCGAAAGTCTGGGGTGAAATCTTTGTCGAGAGGCCATGGCGGAACCAAAGGATCCGGTCATATTAAGGG GAAGTCGATGCAGCGGTACTCTTGGTCGACGGTAGCCGACGCCGAGATGGTTAAAAAACCAGAAAACGGAACTCTATGCGTACAATTTGTCTGTATACCCAACAAACCACCGCCAATTCTCGACCAAGGTACACCGCAAACCTGTCCAGAAGCATCTTGTCCACCGGGTTACACAGTAGTTTATGAAAAGATGAGCATGTACAAACTCGAAAAGTGCCGAAAGTATACTTGCAAGCCGCCTGCGCCCGTGGAAGCTGTCTGCAACGTAACAGGGAGAACGTTCACCACGTTCGACCGGATGGACTACAAGTATGACGTCTGCAACCATATTCTAGCGAGGGATATGTACACCAACCAGTGGTATATTACAT TGGAAAAGCAGTGCGACGCGCGGACGGGTCACTGCAGCCGAAATCTGGCGGTGACTTTGGACAACGACGTGATTCTGTTCTATCCGGACATGAGCGTCGTAATCAACGAATACAGCTTCGTCCCGAATCAGCTGGCACGAATCGGCGACAAATACTCGTTGTTCAAGATATCCTCGATTGGCGATATCACGTATTTGGTGTCCAATTACTATGGGTTCTGGGTAATTTGGGACTCGAATTCGAACGTGAAACTAGGCGTTTCTACGAAGCTGGCCTCGCGGGTAGACGGTTTATGCGGCTACTTCGATGGTTACGCGTGGAACGATAAGCAACTGCCCGATGGAAATCAAGCCAGAAGCACAGCCGAATTCGGGGATAGCTGGGCGATGGAGGGAGTGCCGGAATGCGACCCTCAGGTGTGTCCGTACGACTTGCAAGCGCATAGCTGGAAGATCTGCGACACAGTCAGAGATATGTCGTTTGCGATGTGCTCCGACATCTTGAATCTGGACAAGTTTGTGTCCTGTTGCATGGAAAGCACGTGCAATTGTCTGCGCAGCAATCAAACGTACGACGAGTGTCGTTGTCGCGCGTTGACCAGTTTCGTTACCGAATGCCAGGCCGGTGATTTAGACATAGATCTGTCCACCTGGAGAAGTACTCACGATTGTCCTGCCATCTGCGCAACACCGTTTGTTCACAAGGACTGCTTCAG AAACAAATGCGAGACCAGCTGTGACAACTTGCAGCAAATAGATCCATGCCCGGTGATGGAAGGAGTGTGTTTCGCCGGATGTTTCTGTCCGGAAGGAACGATTCGTAACGGCGACGAGTGTGTGCCTGCGACGCAATGCAAAGATTGCACCTGCGAATTCCTCGGAAATTCAAGATTTATTAGCTTCGATAGAAAGAACGTCCAGTTTGATGGTAATTGCACGTACGTTCTGTCGAGAGACGTTGTCGATGatagaaaggaaaagaaaggtCACGCGTATCAAGTGTTGGTCTCGAATAGAGCTTGCAATACCGATACTGATACCGGTAGCTGCGTAGAAGCGCTCACGCTGCTTTACAAAGACCACGTTGTTCGTGTGACCAACGACGCGATGCTTCGAGAg TTGGAAGCGACCGTGGATCAGGCAAAGGTGACCGTATATCCGTTCAACACTTCCTGGTTGATTCTCGAGCGAACACCCTCGGAGAAGCTGCGTTTACTGATACCTTCGCTGCAACTAGAGGTGACCGCTTATGCGGCGAACTTTGCCTTTACCCTGACGCTTCCTTCGCACATCTTCGGAGGAGCGGTAGAGGGTCTTTGCGGCAACTGCAACGACGATTCCGACGACGACTCGAGAAAACAAAACGGGGAG attgcCAACGACATGGAAGACTTTGGTAACAGCTGGCTGGTCAGAGAATCGCCGCGCGGCACTGACTTCAACACTGATTCGTGCGCTACGCGCAATCAGAGCGAATGCGTATTGCCGCCGGCCGATCAAGATCCATGCAGGAACTTATTGAATCTCGCAGAGTTCAGACCATGTCACAACTTTATTGATCCGATGCCATATTTGATGGCTTGTCAAGAGAGTTTGTGCACCGGGGGCGGGTTCTGCGATAGCTTCGAGGCGTATGCGAGAAAATGCCGGCAAATGCAAGTGTGCCTGACTTGGAGAACCAACGAGATATGCCCGTACGTTTGTCCGCCGAATCTCGAGTATCAACCGTGCAAAACGGGTTGCACGGAGACGTGCGAGACCGTCAACGAGATAtcgaacgacgacgatgaccGCCTCGGTAGGTGCGCGAACAACGTCGAGGAGGGCTGCTTCTGTCCCGGCGATTCCGTTCTTCGCAACAACACTTGCATTCCGAGAAATGAATGTCTCGTTTGCGATCAAGAAGGCCACGTGGTTGGTGATCAGTGGTCACCAGATGTCTGCACCAGATGCTTTTGCGACCGAAACGTTGTCAATTGCCAGAAAACCGAATGCCCAATCGTGAACACTATCTGCGAAGAAAACATGAAACCGGTTGTCGTCAATGGAACGGAAAACGACTGTTGCACAAAGTACGTTTGTATCCCCGTAGCCGATAGAGCGACAACCGTGGCGCCATTCTGCGAGGAAACTCCGATGCCGGATTGCGGCTACGGTCAAGTTATGAAGCTATCGACCGACGCCGACGGATgcaagaaatttatttgcgaATGTCTACCGCTGTCCGAATGTCCCGATCCGCTGGCCATACAGCCGACAGTCGAAGTCGAGACGATCCTTCCTGGCTACGTGCAGGTAACCAACACTTCCGGATGTTGTCCAAGATCGATGACCATCTGCGATCCGAAGTCCTGTCCTTCGGCACCAACATGCCCGCAATACCATCGATTGGTAACTATCGCGTCCGAGAACGCTTGTTGCACCGAGCACAAATGCTCACCGCCCGACGATCTTTGCCTGTACACTATCGAAACGAGCGATAAGATCGAATTGTCGGAGCAAGTGTTGGTCAAAAAACTAGGGGAGCAATGGATGGATGGAACATGCACTTCCTGCATCTGTCAACCTACAGCGGAAGGACCAAAATCCAAATGCGTTACGATCGAATGCGGTTGTTTGGGAACCGAGGACCGTCCGGACACCGATGATTTCGTCGTCAAAGAGGTTTATTCGGACGATCAATGTTGCCCCGACTTCGTGAGGTCCGCCTGTATACACTTG